The following are from one region of the Streptomyces fradiae genome:
- a CDS encoding sterol carrier family protein codes for MPPAKKRARSYDSARTRAAVLAQFRNVREAVSALTPEQLEGPTRLGEWTVRELAAHLTMVLASLARKLTEPEPARRELALVDWPLATATAARSIDEDTRAIGTGDLPELYARTLARYEEAIAGVSDERLVPTRFGAMRLGDFLVTRTVELVVHTDDLNAATGPDVPDVPFDRQALAACVRLLADTLAAKAPGGAVEVRIPPYAVVQCVEGPRHTRGTPPNVIETDPLTWVRLATGRADWAAELDAARVRASGERADLGGLLPLMG; via the coding sequence ATGCCACCTGCCAAGAAGCGCGCCCGCAGCTACGACTCCGCCCGGACCCGGGCGGCCGTCCTGGCCCAGTTCCGGAACGTACGGGAGGCGGTGAGCGCGCTGACGCCCGAGCAGTTGGAGGGGCCGACGCGGCTCGGCGAGTGGACGGTTCGGGAGCTGGCGGCGCACCTGACGATGGTGCTCGCGTCCCTGGCCCGGAAGCTCACGGAGCCCGAGCCGGCGCGGCGGGAACTCGCCCTGGTCGACTGGCCCCTGGCCACGGCGACGGCGGCGCGGAGCATCGACGAGGACACCCGGGCGATCGGCACGGGCGATCTGCCGGAGCTGTACGCGCGGACGCTCGCGCGGTACGAGGAGGCGATCGCGGGCGTCTCGGACGAGCGGCTCGTCCCGACCCGGTTCGGCGCGATGCGGCTCGGCGACTTCCTGGTCACCCGGACCGTCGAACTCGTCGTCCACACCGACGACCTGAACGCGGCGACCGGCCCCGACGTCCCGGACGTCCCCTTCGACCGGCAGGCGCTCGCCGCCTGCGTCCGCCTCCTCGCCGACACCCTCGCCGCGAAGGCCCCCGGCGGCGCGGTGGAGGTGCGCATCCCGCCGTACGCGGTGGTGCAGTGCGTCGAGGGCCCCCGGCACACCCGGGGCACCCCGCCGAACGTGATCGAGACGGACCCGCTGACCTGGGTGCGGCTGGCGACCGGGCGGGCGGACTGGGCGGCGGAGCTGGACGCGGCGCGGGTCCGGGCGAGCGGGGAGCGGGCCGATCTGGGCGGGCTGCTGCCGCTGATGGGCTGA
- a CDS encoding META domain-containing protein, protein MKKPRVLAGTAGTAFALLLLSLSACGTGQGTGPGAAAGSPDLPVAGTSWTIAAATVDGVRSVAPAGAQLDFEKNGQAHGTSGCNGFGADVAVKGDTLTVSPGPVTAIGCPDDRQRFETALLKAFTGELKGKQSGTSLVLASADGRNSVELTAEPDAPLLGTTWKVDGLVSGGDDGEGTASSLPAGSGTKARLVLGADGRATGNLGCNNFSAAVRVDEKARTLTVEGPAATTRMICTGPQMALETRLYELLDGPLSYRLNHRTLTLTDASGEGLTATATAR, encoded by the coding sequence ATGAAGAAGCCCCGCGTCCTCGCCGGAACCGCCGGAACCGCCTTCGCGCTCCTCCTTCTCTCCCTCTCCGCCTGCGGTACGGGACAGGGCACGGGCCCCGGCGCCGCCGCCGGCTCGCCCGATCTGCCCGTCGCGGGCACCTCGTGGACGATCGCCGCGGCCACGGTGGACGGCGTCCGCTCGGTCGCCCCGGCCGGCGCGCAGCTGGACTTCGAGAAGAACGGCCAGGCCCACGGCACCTCCGGCTGCAACGGCTTCGGCGCCGACGTCGCCGTGAAGGGCGACACCCTCACGGTCTCCCCGGGCCCGGTCACGGCCATCGGCTGCCCCGACGACCGGCAGCGGTTCGAGACGGCGCTGCTCAAGGCGTTCACCGGCGAGCTCAAGGGGAAGCAGTCGGGGACCTCGCTGGTCCTCGCCTCGGCCGACGGGCGCAACAGCGTGGAGCTGACCGCCGAGCCGGACGCACCGCTGCTCGGCACCACCTGGAAGGTCGACGGCCTGGTCTCGGGAGGCGACGACGGCGAGGGCACCGCCTCCTCCCTGCCGGCCGGCAGCGGGACCAAGGCGCGGCTCGTCCTCGGCGCCGACGGCCGGGCCACCGGCAACCTGGGCTGCAACAACTTCTCCGCCGCCGTCCGCGTCGACGAGAAGGCCCGGACCCTGACCGTCGAGGGCCCGGCGGCGACCACCCGGATGATCTGCACGGGCCCGCAGATGGCCCTTGAGACGCGGCTGTACGAGCTCCTCGACGGCCCGCTCTCGTATCGGCTGAACCACCGAACGCTGACCCTCACCGACGCCTCGGGCGAGGGCCTCACGGCGACCGCGACCGCCCGCTGA
- the purF gene encoding amidophosphoribosyltransferase yields the protein MPRGDGRLNHDLLPGEKGPQDACGVFGVWAPGEEVAKLSYFGLYALQHRGQESAGIAVSNGSQILVFKDMGLVSQVFDETSLGSLQGHIAVGHARYSTTGASVWENAQPTFRATAHGSIALGHNGNLVNTAQLAEMVADLPKKEGRSTQVAATNDTDLVTALLAGQVDEDGTPLTIEQAAAKVLPEVRGAFSLVFMDEHTLYAARDPQGIRPLVLGRLERGWVVASESAALDICGASFVREVEPGEMIAIDENGIRTSRFAEAKPKGCVFEYVYLARPDTDIAGRNVYLSRVEMGRRLAKEAPVEADLVIATPESGTPAAIGYAEASGIPFGAGLVKNAYVGRTFIQPSQTIRQLGIRLKLNPLKEVIKGKRLVVVDDSIVRGNTQRALVRMLREAGAAEVHIRISSPPVKWPCFFGIDFATRAELIANGMSVEEIGTSLGADSLSYISLDGMIEATTIAKPNLCRACFDGEYPMELPDPELLGKQLLETELAAGPAATAAADALRRP from the coding sequence GTGCCACGCGGAGACGGTCGACTCAATCACGATCTGCTCCCCGGTGAGAAAGGCCCCCAGGACGCTTGTGGCGTCTTCGGTGTCTGGGCTCCGGGTGAAGAGGTCGCAAAGCTCTCGTATTTCGGGCTCTACGCCCTCCAGCATCGGGGTCAGGAATCCGCGGGAATCGCGGTGAGCAACGGCTCCCAGATCCTCGTCTTCAAGGACATGGGACTTGTCTCCCAGGTCTTCGACGAGACTTCTCTCGGTTCCCTTCAAGGTCATATCGCGGTCGGTCACGCCCGCTACTCGACCACCGGGGCTTCCGTGTGGGAGAACGCGCAGCCGACGTTCCGGGCGACCGCCCACGGCTCCATCGCGCTCGGCCACAACGGCAACCTGGTGAACACGGCGCAGCTCGCCGAGATGGTCGCCGACCTCCCCAAGAAGGAGGGCCGGTCCACCCAGGTCGCCGCCACCAACGACACCGACCTGGTCACCGCGCTGCTCGCGGGCCAGGTCGACGAGGACGGCACGCCGCTCACCATCGAGCAGGCGGCCGCGAAGGTCCTCCCCGAGGTCCGGGGCGCCTTCTCCCTCGTCTTCATGGACGAGCACACCCTCTACGCGGCCCGTGACCCGCAGGGCATCCGCCCGCTGGTGCTCGGCCGGCTGGAGCGCGGCTGGGTGGTCGCCTCCGAGTCCGCCGCCCTCGACATCTGCGGCGCCAGCTTCGTCCGCGAGGTCGAGCCGGGCGAGATGATCGCGATCGACGAGAACGGCATCCGCACCTCTCGATTCGCGGAAGCGAAGCCCAAGGGCTGTGTCTTCGAGTACGTGTACCTGGCGCGCCCCGACACCGACATCGCAGGCCGGAACGTCTACCTCTCCCGCGTGGAGATGGGCCGCCGGCTCGCCAAGGAGGCGCCCGTCGAGGCCGACCTGGTGATAGCGACGCCGGAGTCCGGCACCCCGGCCGCGATCGGCTACGCGGAGGCCTCCGGCATCCCGTTCGGCGCCGGCCTGGTCAAGAACGCCTACGTCGGCCGGACCTTCATTCAGCCCTCGCAGACCATCCGTCAGCTGGGCATCCGGCTGAAGCTGAACCCCCTCAAGGAAGTCATCAAGGGCAAGCGCCTGGTGGTCGTCGACGACTCGATCGTCCGCGGCAACACCCAGCGCGCGCTGGTCCGGATGCTCCGCGAGGCCGGCGCCGCCGAGGTCCACATCCGGATCTCCTCCCCGCCGGTCAAGTGGCCCTGCTTCTTCGGCATCGACTTCGCCACCCGCGCGGAGCTGATCGCCAACGGCATGTCGGTCGAGGAGATCGGCACGTCGCTCGGCGCGGACTCGCTCTCGTACATCTCGCTCGACGGGATGATCGAGGCGACCACCATCGCCAAGCCCAACCTGTGCCGGGCCTGCTTCGACGGCGAGTACCCGATGGAGCTTCCGGACCCCGAGCTGCTCGGCAAGCAGCTCCTGGAGACCGAGCTGGCCGCCGGCCCCGCCGCCACCGCGGCCGCCGACGCGCTCCGCCGCCCGTAA
- the purM gene encoding phosphoribosylformylglycinamidine cyclo-ligase, with amino-acid sequence MSQTTGASYASAGVDIEAGDRAVELMKEWVKKTQRPEVLGGLGGFAGYFDASALKRYERPLLASATDGVGTKVDIARQMGVYDTIGRDLVAMVMDDIVVSGAEPLFMTDYICVGKVHPERVAAIVKGIAEGCVLAGCALVGGETAEHPGLLGPDDFDVAGAGTGVVEYDRLLGSDRIRTGDAVIAMASSGLHSNGYSLVRHVVFDRAGMALDQQVEEFGRTLGEELLEPTKIYSLDCLALTRTTEVHAFSHITGGGLAANLARVIPDGLHAVVDRSTWTPGAVFDLVGTAGQVERLELEKTLNMGVGMMAVVPAESVDAALTTLADRGVDAWVAGEITERGDKATGAELIGDYAK; translated from the coding sequence ATGTCTCAGACCACCGGTGCCTCCTACGCGTCCGCGGGCGTCGACATCGAAGCGGGCGACCGCGCCGTCGAGCTCATGAAGGAGTGGGTGAAGAAGACCCAGCGCCCCGAGGTCCTCGGCGGCCTCGGCGGCTTCGCCGGCTACTTCGACGCCTCCGCCCTCAAGCGCTACGAGCGCCCGCTGCTCGCCTCCGCCACCGACGGCGTGGGCACGAAGGTCGACATCGCCCGCCAGATGGGCGTGTACGACACCATCGGCCGCGACCTGGTCGCCATGGTCATGGACGACATCGTGGTCAGCGGCGCCGAGCCGCTGTTCATGACGGACTACATCTGTGTCGGCAAGGTGCACCCCGAGCGGGTCGCCGCCATCGTCAAGGGCATCGCCGAGGGCTGTGTCCTGGCCGGCTGCGCCCTGGTCGGCGGCGAGACCGCCGAGCACCCCGGCCTGCTCGGCCCGGACGACTTCGACGTCGCCGGCGCCGGCACGGGCGTCGTCGAGTACGACCGGCTGCTCGGCTCGGATCGCATCCGTACGGGTGACGCCGTCATCGCGATGGCGTCCTCCGGTCTTCACTCCAACGGGTACTCGCTCGTCCGGCACGTGGTCTTCGACCGCGCCGGCATGGCTCTCGACCAGCAGGTCGAGGAGTTCGGCCGGACGCTCGGCGAGGAGCTCCTGGAGCCCACCAAGATCTACTCCCTGGACTGCCTGGCGCTCACCCGCACCACCGAGGTGCACGCCTTCAGCCACATCACCGGCGGCGGCCTGGCCGCCAACCTGGCCCGGGTGATCCCGGACGGCCTGCACGCCGTCGTGGACCGCTCGACCTGGACCCCGGGCGCCGTCTTCGACCTGGTCGGCACGGCCGGTCAGGTGGAGCGCCTGGAGCTGGAGAAGACCCTGAACATGGGCGTCGGCATGATGGCCGTGGTCCCCGCCGAGTCCGTGGACGCGGCCCTGACCACCCTTGCCGACCGCGGGGTCGACGCGTGGGTGGCCGGCGAGATCACCGAGCGCGGCGACAAGGCGACGGGCGCCGAGCTGATCGGCGACTACGCGAAGTAG
- a CDS encoding DUF3073 domain-containing protein yields the protein MGRGRAKAKQTKVARQLKYSSGGTDLSRLANELGASTSSQPPNGEPFEDDDEEDDPYAQYADLYNTDDEDEDDESGPASTQRRA from the coding sequence ATGGGGCGCGGCCGGGCAAAGGCCAAGCAGACCAAGGTCGCCCGCCAGCTGAAGTACAGCAGCGGCGGGACTGACCTGTCGCGTCTGGCCAACGAGCTGGGCGCTTCGACTTCGAGCCAGCCGCCGAATGGCGAGCCGTTCGAGGACGACGACGAGGAAGACGACCCGTACGCGCAGTACGCGGATCTCTACAACACGGACGACGAGGACGAGGACGACGAGTCCGGTCCGGCGTCCACTCAGCGTCGCGCTTGA
- a CDS encoding Leu/Phe/Val dehydrogenase has translation MTDVTGVPDVVHTLFHSAQGGHEQVVLCQDRTTGLKAVIALHNTALGPALGGTRFYPYATEAEAIADALNLSRGMSYKNAMAGLDHGGGKAVIIGDPEQIKTEELLLAYGRFVASLGGRYVTACDVGTYVADMDVVARTNQWTTGRSPENGGAGDSSVLTAFGVFQGMRASAQHLWGDPTLRGRKVGVAGVGKVGHYLVEHLIADGAEVVITDVREESVRRITEKFPQITVVADTDALIRVEGLDVYAPCALGGALNDATVPVLTATVVCGAANNQLAHPGVEKDLEARGILYAPDYVVNAGGVIQVADELHGFDFDRCKAKATKIFDTTLEIFARAKSDGIPPAAAADRIAEQRMAEARQA, from the coding sequence GTGACCGATGTGACCGGCGTGCCCGACGTAGTGCACACCCTGTTCCACTCCGCGCAGGGCGGCCACGAGCAAGTCGTGCTGTGCCAGGACCGCACCACGGGCCTCAAGGCCGTCATCGCCCTCCACAACACCGCCCTGGGCCCCGCCCTCGGCGGCACCCGCTTCTACCCGTACGCCACCGAGGCCGAGGCGATCGCCGACGCGCTCAACCTCTCCCGCGGCATGTCGTACAAGAACGCCATGGCCGGTCTCGACCACGGCGGCGGCAAGGCCGTCATCATCGGCGACCCGGAGCAGATCAAGACCGAGGAGCTGCTCCTCGCCTACGGCCGCTTCGTCGCCTCCCTCGGCGGCCGCTACGTGACGGCCTGCGACGTCGGCACCTACGTCGCCGACATGGACGTCGTCGCCCGGACCAACCAGTGGACCACCGGCCGCTCCCCCGAGAACGGCGGCGCCGGCGACTCCTCCGTCCTCACCGCCTTCGGCGTCTTCCAGGGCATGCGCGCCTCCGCGCAGCACCTGTGGGGCGACCCCACCCTGCGCGGCCGCAAGGTCGGCGTCGCGGGTGTCGGCAAGGTCGGCCACTACCTGGTCGAGCACCTGATCGCCGACGGCGCCGAGGTCGTGATCACCGATGTGCGCGAGGAGTCGGTGCGCCGGATCACCGAGAAGTTCCCGCAGATCACCGTGGTCGCCGACACCGACGCGCTGATCCGCGTCGAGGGCCTGGACGTCTACGCCCCGTGCGCCCTGGGCGGCGCGCTCAACGACGCGACCGTCCCGGTGCTCACCGCGACCGTCGTCTGCGGCGCGGCCAACAACCAGCTGGCCCACCCCGGCGTCGAGAAGGACCTGGAGGCGCGCGGCATCCTCTACGCGCCCGACTACGTGGTCAACGCCGGTGGCGTGATCCAGGTCGCCGACGAGCTGCACGGCTTCGACTTCGACCGCTGCAAGGCCAAGGCCACGAAGATCTTCGACACCACCCTGGAGATCTTCGCACGTGCGAAGTCGGATGGAATTCCGCCGGCCGCGGCGGCCGACCGGATCGCCGAGCAGCGGATGGCCGAGGCGCGTCAGGCCTGA
- the bldC gene encoding developmental transcriptional regulator BldC, protein MTARTPDAEPLLTPAEVATMFRVDPKTVTRWAKAGKLTSIRTLGGHRRYREAEVRALLAGIPQQRSEA, encoded by the coding sequence ATGACCGCTCGCACCCCTGATGCCGAGCCGCTGCTGACCCCTGCCGAGGTTGCGACCATGTTCCGCGTGGACCCGAAGACGGTGACTCGCTGGGCCAAGGCCGGCAAGCTCACGTCCATCCGCACCCTGGGTGGACACCGCCGGTACCGCGAGGCCGAGGTCCGCGCCCTGCTGGCGGGCATTCCGCAGCAGCGCAGCGAGGCCTGA